The following are from one region of the Selenomonadales bacterium genome:
- the rimM gene encoding 16S rRNA processing protein RimM: MRNTSIIVGKIVAPHGVRGDVRIVPLTDNQERFYDLKELWLDNGSVLPIQSVKMHNQYVLIKFKGYDDRTAVDALRGQMLSIPRELAVPLGEDEYYTADIIGLEVYLENGDYIGKIVNIIETGSNDVYVAQKGKEQTLIPALKRVVKLIDLKAQKMVVIKEEELEVR; the protein is encoded by the coding sequence ATGCGAAATACATCTATAATAGTTGGAAAAATCGTTGCCCCGCACGGTGTGCGGGGTGATGTTCGTATTGTGCCGCTTACGGATAACCAAGAGCGTTTTTATGATTTGAAAGAACTTTGGTTGGACAACGGGTCGGTCCTTCCGATTCAATCGGTCAAAATGCACAATCAATATGTACTTATAAAATTCAAAGGGTATGATGATCGTACGGCAGTCGACGCACTGCGCGGTCAGATGCTCAGTATTCCGCGTGAACTGGCTGTTCCGCTTGGTGAAGATGAATATTACACAGCTGATATCATCGGCCTTGAGGTGTACCTCGAAAACGGTGATTATATTGGCAAGATCGTCAATATTATCGAAACAGGCAGTAATGATGTATATGTCGCGCAGAAAGGCAAAGAGCAGACGCTTATTCCTGCCTTGAAACGCGTTGTAAAATTGATCGACTTAAAAGCACAGAAAATGGTCGTTATCAAAGAGGAAGAGTTGGAAGTCAGATGA
- a CDS encoding YlqD family protein — protein sequence MDRMTLKCPVTIKAKVTDELKRKMIAEIQDGIKKVDLEIQQVEFQGKRMLTEQAKVDAQGLPALRQQIDMERQKRLDFKNHLLQQLKETEAIENGSEVVQGKLERLVEIKVGDDMQSIMNAEILLEDGKIVAFRN from the coding sequence ATGGACCGCATGACATTAAAATGTCCAGTCACCATTAAAGCAAAAGTTACCGATGAATTGAAACGCAAAATGATCGCAGAGATCCAGGACGGTATCAAAAAAGTCGACTTGGAGATCCAGCAGGTTGAGTTTCAAGGTAAAAGAATGTTGACTGAACAAGCCAAGGTAGATGCACAAGGGCTTCCTGCTCTGCGTCAGCAAATTGATATGGAACGCCAAAAACGACTCGACTTTAAAAATCATCTCTTGCAGCAATTGAAGGAAACGGAAGCGATCGAAAACGGCTCTGAAGTTGTTCAGGGCAAGCTCGAACGCCTCGTTGAGATCAAAGTAGGCGATGATATGCAAAGTATTATGAATGCTGAGATTTTGCTCGAAGACGGCAAGATCGTTGCATTCCGCAACTAG
- a CDS encoding KH domain-containing protein, which yields MKELVEVIAKSLVEYPDQVTVEEREDGAVTVFELRVAPSDMGKVIGKQGRIAKALRTVIKAAAVCENKQATVEII from the coding sequence GTGAAGGAACTCGTTGAAGTGATTGCTAAATCTTTAGTGGAATATCCTGACCAAGTAACTGTTGAAGAGCGTGAAGATGGTGCAGTGACTGTATTCGAACTTCGGGTTGCCCCGTCGGATATGGGAAAGGTGATCGGCAAACAAGGCCGCATTGCCAAAGCCTTGCGCACAGTTATAAAAGCTGCTGCTGTTTGTGAAAACAAACAAGCAACGGTGGAAATCATTTAA
- the rpsP gene encoding 30S ribosomal protein S16 yields the protein MAVKIRLARFGAKKSPFYRVVVADSRSPRDGRFVEIIGQYDSTKTPAMINIDEEKAFKWLANGAQPTDTVKSLFSKLGIMKKWDEMKRSKKEA from the coding sequence GTGGCAGTAAAAATTCGTTTGGCACGTTTTGGTGCGAAAAAAAGCCCGTTCTACCGTGTTGTAGTTGCTGATTCGCGTTCCCCGCGTGACGGTCGTTTCGTAGAAATCATCGGTCAGTATGATTCCACGAAAACTCCGGCAATGATCAACATTGACGAAGAAAAAGCTTTCAAATGGCTTGCAAACGGCGCTCAGCCGACTGATACGGTTAAATCGTTGTTCAGCAAACTTGGTATCATGAAAAAATGGGATGAAATGAAAAGAAGCAAGAAAGAAGCGTGA
- the ffh gene encoding signal recognition particle protein, producing MVFEGLAERLQNTFKKLRGHGKLSESDVNDAMREVRMALLEADVNFKVVKDFVKRIKERAIGQEVMSSLTPAQHVIKIVNEELTELMGGTQSRIMISPKPPTVIMLVGLQGAGKTTTAGKLARMLKKQGKNPLLVAGDIYRPAAIKQLQVLGEQLSIPVFSKGQDVSPVQIAEEAIAHAKSYTNDVVIIDTAGRLHINEQLMDELKSIKRTVQPHEVLLVVDAMTGQDAVNVAEAFNNDLGVDGTILTKLDGDARGGAALSIKAVTGCPIKFAGMGEKLDALEPFHPDRMASRILGMGDVLSLIEKAQSTFDMEQAEELERKMRKDDFTLDDFLTQMQQVRKLGSFEQILGMIPGMGGIKKQLGDIDFDGKEIRQIEAIIRSMTPKERRDISIINGSRRKRIALGSGTRVQDVNKLLKQFGEARKMMKKMRSMKNSKRGLGGFKLPFMK from the coding sequence ATGGTTTTTGAAGGTCTGGCCGAACGATTACAAAATACGTTTAAAAAACTGCGCGGGCATGGCAAGTTGTCGGAATCCGATGTCAACGACGCGATGCGCGAAGTTCGGATGGCACTTTTGGAAGCAGACGTTAACTTTAAAGTCGTAAAAGATTTTGTCAAACGCATCAAAGAGCGTGCTATTGGACAGGAAGTCATGAGCAGCTTGACACCTGCACAACACGTTATCAAGATCGTTAATGAAGAATTGACGGAATTGATGGGCGGTACGCAAAGTCGTATCATGATCTCGCCGAAACCTCCGACAGTTATCATGCTTGTCGGTCTTCAAGGGGCAGGTAAAACGACGACGGCAGGGAAGCTTGCTCGTATGCTCAAAAAGCAAGGCAAGAATCCGCTTTTGGTCGCAGGCGATATTTACCGTCCGGCAGCTATCAAACAGCTCCAGGTACTTGGGGAACAGCTTTCGATTCCTGTATTCTCGAAAGGACAAGATGTAAGTCCTGTACAGATTGCAGAAGAAGCGATCGCACACGCGAAATCGTATACGAATGATGTTGTAATTATCGATACCGCGGGTCGTTTACATATCAACGAGCAGTTGATGGACGAGCTGAAATCGATCAAAAGAACGGTTCAGCCGCATGAGGTACTTCTTGTTGTCGATGCGATGACAGGTCAGGATGCTGTCAATGTAGCAGAAGCGTTCAACAATGATCTTGGCGTAGACGGAACGATCCTTACAAAACTTGACGGGGACGCGCGCGGTGGTGCGGCGCTCTCGATCAAAGCGGTAACGGGATGTCCGATCAAATTCGCAGGTATGGGCGAAAAACTCGATGCACTCGAGCCGTTCCATCCCGACCGAATGGCATCGCGTATCCTTGGTATGGGTGATGTTCTGAGCTTGATCGAAAAAGCGCAGAGCACATTCGACATGGAACAAGCCGAAGAGCTTGAACGCAAGATGCGCAAGGATGATTTCACTCTTGATGATTTCCTTACGCAGATGCAGCAGGTTCGCAAATTGGGCTCGTTCGAGCAGATCTTAGGTATGATCCCGGGTATGGGCGGTATCAAGAAACAGCTCGGCGATATCGATTTCGACGGCAAAGAGATTCGTCAGATCGAAGCGATCATTCGCTCGATGACGCCGAAAGAGCGTCGCGATATCTCGATCATCAATGGCAGCCGACGCAAACGCATTGCGCTTGGCAGCGGTACGCGCGTACAAGATGTCAATAAGCTCTTGAAGCAATTCGGAGAGGCGCGTAAGATGATGAAAAAAATGCGTAGTATGAAAAACAGTAAACGAGGCCTTGGCGGCTTCAAATTACCGTTCATGAAATAA
- a CDS encoding YlxM family DNA-binding protein: MLDKVLKIASLIDFYGALLTDKQRRCLELHYLEDWSLAEIAGEFEVSRQAVHDILRRSEQLLVSYEERLGLIERYARIEASIKELDECVSALDEWPQKEMITGKIRSLMNDFKEG, translated from the coding sequence ATGCTGGATAAAGTATTGAAAATTGCATCGCTGATCGACTTTTACGGTGCGCTTTTGACCGATAAACAACGGCGATGTTTGGAACTTCATTATTTGGAAGATTGGTCATTGGCCGAGATCGCAGGTGAGTTTGAAGTGTCGCGTCAAGCAGTACACGATATTCTTCGCCGCTCGGAACAACTTTTGGTGAGTTATGAAGAGCGTCTTGGATTGATCGAGCGATATGCACGGATCGAAGCGTCTATCAAGGAGCTTGATGAATGTGTCAGTGCGCTCGATGAATGGCCGCAAAAAGAAATGATCACAGGAAAGATTCGATCTTTGATGAATGACTTTAAGGAGGGATAA